A genome region from Scyliorhinus torazame isolate Kashiwa2021f chromosome 11, sScyTor2.1, whole genome shotgun sequence includes the following:
- the spice1 gene encoding spindle and centriole-associated protein 1: MSLIRGSRSQGVGKSRRKKKAVPALRRDWDNTVSDLSVHRASPDELARRRQNRLSRNRAAAEWELWHRRVGSLRPPTAPGKESVLTNELLLDQWQLRDVLARSDRALAVVRDLFGDGPRLQAAFPNVTAAPGCEKAPQAGLVAPRCEPPTQLSLLSESVMDSQALNETGNTTSDHPLSQESLQEADTTVSMDYQANIHSNDHSFQRKQQKTAQPTREWSCRAPNQIPETPCTPDREATVNYTSLNATPAIQRLKSRVQSEAEGNVEQDGLSQSETTSVIQQVLHPGPRNSKGVSKGKTCNVSSKRMEDSRQEDKQVSFEVLQEMIENIDQEMREYEHQTGRKVTGWFPQRGHSLTGFTFSLVNLISRLTHYLKDNEIRQQQGKENQQQLLEKFKEQRALIDALTVEFLTMQNEIISVRTNLHQYMIKTNEELLLLKQVLHGSTEAERNTLKARQIIAHEVKETAVEGGSLHTCVYSDRQDQVNRHILRAAPNTEARHLESLAEKQSHANQHNGNPLASHSLPEHLFGPAVLLSPPRQRNSQVAAGSQSTANLFSERPLPINIYLKSNDVHPSMHKEAPIIQEEKDYLGIQNQLHDHQDLGKQWKFQNANEGHKNSSLAFPVTNLPLMSEMQQAGASNDSVTCVLSTKENHVEAEGSHDLSLDKWLEHEAMLSQIAELQLQNSALKAQLGQFKMGKLSDSAPQIEKTISSTCDSLQQRITELNHQSAEARSKLLKLIEQQRQVSGCSASPPISPIPPKGIWTETGNRTLDVLIPLPDGLASSTGSTPSPASNINRNRSTDSTSTTGSSQHPDKGGANKTSVTQKPERLKAEGWFALSTHTM, from the coding sequence ATGTCGCTGATCCGGGGAAGCCGCTCGCAGGGAGTGGGGAAAAGCCGCAGGAAGAAGAAGGCAGTGCCGGCtctgaggcgggactgggacaacaCAGTCAGTGACCTGAGCGTCCACCGGGCCAGCCCGGATGAACTCGCTCGGCGCCGGCAAAACCGCCTCTCCAGGAACCGGGCGGCGGCCGAGTGGGAGCTCTGGCACCGGAGGGTCGGGAGCCTGAGGCCGCCCACGGCCCCCGGGAAGGAGTCGGTGCTGACGAATGAACTGTTGCTCGACCAGTGGCAGCTACGGGATGTGTTGGCGAGGTCTGACCGAGCCCTGGCCGTGGTTCGGGATCTGTTCGGCGATGGCCCGCGTCTCCAGGCCGCTTTCCCGAATGTGACGGCGGCTCCGGGCTGCGAGAAGGCGCCGCAGGCGGGGCTGGTGGCCCCGAGATGTGAGCCGCCCACACAGCTGTCGCTCCTCAGCGAGTCAGTCATGGACTCTCAGGCCCTCAATGAAACCGGAAACACGACCTCTGATCACCCACTGTCCCAGGAGAGCCTGCAAGAAGCAGACACTACAGTCTCCATGGATTATCAGGCTAACATCCACAGCAACGATCACTCCTTTCAGAGGAAGCAGCAAAAAACTGCACAGCCCACCCGAGAATGGTCCTGTAGAGCACCAAACCAGATACCAGAGACTCCTTGTACACCGGACCGTGAAGCCACCGTGAACTACACAAGCTTAAATGCTACTCCTGCAATCCAGAGACTGAAGTCAAGGGTGCAAAGCGAAGCAGAAGGCAATGTAGAACAGGATGGCTTGTCCCAATCCGAAACTACAAGTGTAATTCAACAAGTACTTCACCCTGGTCCGAGGAACTCCAAGGGCGTTTCAAAGGGTAAAACTTGCAATGTGTCTTCCAAAAGAATGGAAGACAGTAGGCAAGAGGACAAACAGGTGAGCTTTGAGGTACTGCAGGAAATGattgagaatattgaccaggagatgaGGGAATATGAACATCAGACTGGACGCAAAGTCACTGGCTGGTTTCCACAGAGAGGTCACAGTCTTACAGGTTTCACCTTCTCATTGGTCAACTTGATAAGCAGACTGACCCACTATCTAAAAGATAATGAAATTCGACAGCAACAGGGGAAGGAAAACCAACAGCAACTTCTGGAGAAATTCAAGGAACAACGAGCACTGATTGATGCATTGACTGTAGAATTTCTGACAATGCAAAATGAAATTATATCTGTGCGGACCAACCTGCACCAGTATATGATCAAAACCAATGAAGAGCTGCTCTTACTGAAACAAGTATTGCATGGATCTACAGAAGCAGAAAGAAACACACTAAAGGCAAGGCAAATAATTGCTCATGAAGTTAAGGAGACAGCAGTAGAAGGAGGTAGTTTACATACTTGTGTTTACTCTGACAGGCAAGATCAAGTGAATAGACATATTTTAAGGGCTGCACCAAATACTGAAGCGAGACATTTAGAAAGCCTGGCAGAAAAACAATCGCACGCAAATCAGCATAATGGGAATCCGTTAGCTAGTCACAGTTTACCTGAGCATCTATTTGGCCCTGCTGTGTTACTTTCACCCCCAAGACAGAGGAACAGCCAAGTAGCTGCTGGCTCACAATCTACAGCCAATTTGTTTTCTGAACGACCTCTGCCTATTAATATATATCTGAAATCAAATGATGTACACCCCTCCATGCATAAGGAAGCTCCAATCATACAAGAAGAAAAAGACTACTTGGGAATACAAAACCAGTTGCATGATCACCAGGATCTTGGCAAGCAATGGAAGTTCCAGAATGCTAATGAAGGACATAAGAACTCGAGTCTTGCTTTTCCAGTTACTAATTTGCCTCTGATGTCTGAAATGCAACAGGCTGGAGCTTCCAATGACTCAGTGACATGTGTTCTGAGCACAAAGGAAAACCATGTAGAAGCTGAAGGGAGTCATGATCTTTCTTTGGACAAGTGGCTTGAACACGAAGCAATGTTATCTCAAATTGCTGAGCTCCAGTTGCAGAATTCTGCTCTCAAAGCCCAACTTGGTCAGTTCAAAATGGGTAAATTATCCGATTCTGCACCACAGATTGAAAAGACTATTTCTAGCACTTGTGACAGTCTTCAACAGAGGATCACTGAGCTCAACCACCAGAGTGCTGAAGCACGCAGCAAGCTTTTGAAGTTGATTGAACAGCAGAGACAAGTTTCTGGTTGTTCTGCATCTCCACCCATTTCTCCGATTCCACCCAAAGGTATATGGACAGAAACTGGAAACAGAACACTAGATGTGTTGATCCCTCTGCCAGATGGGTTGGCCTCTTCCACAGGGAGCACACCTTCCCCTGCCAGCAACATAAACAGAAATAGATCTACAGATAGTACTAGTACAACTGGTTCCTCACAACATCCAGACAAAGGTGGTGCAAATAAAACATCTGTTACTCAGAAGCCAGAAAGATTGAAAGCAGAAGGTTGGTTTGCGCTGTCTACTCATACCATGTGA